Part of the Echeneis naucrates chromosome 1, fEcheNa1.1, whole genome shotgun sequence genome, ttttaaagattaaagattTTTAGAtagtgaagaaaaatatttagatttattttcaaaatacaacGCAGATAATCTGAATTCCAACAAAGATAAAAGATGTAAAGATgtaaaataaggaaatattCTGTGGATCTGCAGCGGCTCATTTTTAAGGGAAACTAACTGAATATTTGTCCAATTTCTGAACTTCAGGGCAATTTTAACGTATTTAGGCTTCACTGGAGTTTAATCTGCTCTGTTTGTGAATCCTCATCACagatttttgtatatttattttttttttaagctggtCTAGTTTAAAGTTCAGATAACGAGGCGGAAGTGCTTCAGAGTTTGAGACAGGACAGGAATCTTGCGGAATAAGTAATCTGTTTTTCCTGACCGCTGATGTTCGCCCCCTGTGATCGCTCACTCACCTGCTCTGGCGTTGGATTCAGCTGGACCTTTTTTCTTCTGGAAAAGTCTGGAACTGTCTTCTGAATTCAATCCAACGCAGCTGTTGACGTGGCTTCGGTTGGACTTTGTCTCTTTTAATGAACACCAAACTTCTGATCTGTTCAGTTTATTGAGATTAAACCTGACGCCACAAGAGGCTGTAAAAGCTTTCAGGAAGTAAAGAGTTCAGCCTTTAATATAAAATTCTAATAAATTTAAGTCTAattgaaacaaaacatgaattgaTGCAAAATTAAGCCACCTTCAGATAAAGTCTGGACTTTTTCCGCCTGTCAGTTCAATTTGGGTACTAAATATGTAGAAAGGTGAAAACCAAAATAGTTAAACTTCGTCTTCACACAGCAGGATTGTTTCACATAGGAGGAAAAATATCTTATAGCTGTTCAGTCCTGTCAGTTTTGTCCATACAAAACATGCAAGAGGTTATCAAAATGAGTTTATTTCCTCCTTTGTACAACTTGAAGATGTCGCGTCAAACCTCGATATAATAAATAAGAAGTCATATAAAACTGCCAGAGAGCTCTTCACACATCGCCGACCGCCGATCACAGAAACAGCAGTCGACATGACAGAAATCATCACACATATCCTACATTTAGAGGAAAAGGCACAGGAGGGGAAAGACAACAAAGATACTCCCAAACAAACGTACCTTATCCAACAGTATAATTTGCATATTGacacatttacataaacataACAGAGAAAcgtttttttgctgttttgtgaatTTGGGGCAGGCGagtttttaatttcttaaaaaacTGGAcgacttttaatttgaaagcaCAGAAACTGAGGTAAATGAAGGTTTTGACATAAAAGCTGATGAGTGTTGGTTGGTGTCCGCCTTCACATCCGTCACCACGGACATGGCTTCAATGGAAAAAACAATCGAGTTCCAAATGAGCGGATaaacccccgcccccccctcccccaaaaaacgaagaaaagacaaagacagacccAGATGGTCTAAACTCTCCTGGTTTCTCCTCCAGTCTCTCAGTTCTCCTCCAGTTCAGCTCACATCTCACTGGGGCCCTTCATGCTGGAGTCCTTCGCCGAAACCGGCGACGCCACCATTGGCAGGACGCACTGTGACGACTCACAGTACCCGTTCAGACCGGCCGGACCGGGAGGACCGGGAACGCCGGGAATACCAGGAGCACCGCGGGGCCCCCTCTCTCCATCACGGCCATCTTTCCCGTAAGCCGGTCGGCCCGGGTCACCTGAGAGACATTTATTTAAGACATATCTGAAATAAGAAACCTGCTCCGGTCTGTGAGGACATTGTCCAAAAATCCGGCGCCTCATTCCTTTACCTGGGAGGCCGGGGGCACCTGGTGATCCTTTGGGTCCTCTCGCTGTGGGTCCTCTGTCTCCTCGGTCCCCCTGGTCACCTGCAGGGACGAGACACATAATTGAAGTTTCTATTTTTGACCAGAGTTCACAGCTCATCTCTTCCCTCATTAAAATGAAGGTGGACTTGGCCGGGCGCTGAGGGAACGTcacgagtaaaaaaaaaaaaaccctaacaaACCAATTTGATAACATGAAGGCGTGCGTTTTCTCGGATCGCCACGTTAGCAAGCCTTTTTCTGGACAGTTGCTGTGCTTCCATCAGCCAGTCCGGCCTCGTGGGTCTCACCTTTGGGTCCCTTGCGGCCAATCAGACCGGGCGGACCTTTCAGTCCGGGTAGTCCTCGTGATCCCGTGTGTCCGGGGAAACCGTTCTCCCCAGCAGGGCCTGGAGGTCCAGGTGGGCCGGGGGGACCGGGCAGTCCGGAGATACCTGACTCAGGTCTGCTCAGGCTGGCTGCTAGCTGGGCCAGCTGCTCTGTGACAACAAAGTTCAGAGTTGTGTTTTAGTCCGCATCTCTCTGTCGTGTCATCTCAAAGTCGAAATCACAGATCGTTTCTGAGATTACTCTGTGGAGATGACCACAGAAAAAACCTTTCTATGTCTGAAGGTTCTTGAAATGGAAGTGTGAAACCTGAAGTGGACAAATGAAGATGACAAACACTTACCTTGCATTACTCTCATGCAGACCTGTTTGATGTGAGTGTCTGTTGGTGATTTTCCCTGTACAAACAGATTATTGACGCCGATAAGTCATTTGTTCTTCCTGGTTCATTTCTGGGCAAATATCCTGCGTTATTTTCCCCTGAGGTGAAGACTCAGCACAGAAAATctatgaaacacatttttgttcTGTACTTCCTGTTCAACTGAGGTAAAAACCCAAATGTTTTAGGATTTGGaacatctctttttcttttgtcagtatGTAAATTAGAGAATCGGTTTTTCAAAATGGTGACAGCTGTAGTCAGAGATAAGACGTCTCACCGCTGGGCCCTGCGCTCCGGGGAGGCCCGGTATTCCCATGTCGCCCTGCATGCCTCGTGGGCCGACTTGGCCCGCCTTGCCCTCTTTGCCCTGCTGCCCCCGGCCGCCCTCAGGTCCTTTATTTCCAGTCTCTCCTGGGGGGCCAGTCTGTGAGTGTCAGTAAGAGATGACTGTTAAAACTGTCGGTgttgatatataaaaaaaaaaactctttgaaaagaggtgatttttgttttttttcaggagaATGAAAAAAGCCTGTCGGAGCTTCCAAAGGATTCTTTCATTTAACTGAAATACTGAAGGCAAAGCTCAAATGGGCCAGTTGTTGTGACGTGAACGCACCGATCCTTTCTCTCCTGCTTCTCCTTGTTCTCCCtggaagagaaaacagacataaaatataaaaacatcaaacgCTCCAGAGTTTGTGGAAAATATGATGACACTGTGGAATAAAACACCAGCTCcaccattttcatttcatctaaaGGTTAAATAGAAATGAATGAGGAAAGAGAAGTGCTCACTCACCAAGTCTCCTCTTTCCCCCGGAGTTCCCTCAGCGCCTGGAGATCCCTGAAGTAAACGCACAACAAAAGTTTGACACTTGATGCACTTAAACGCAACACTCAGTAATCTGTTGGACCAAttcaaaatgtctgcatgtaACGTTGAAACTGATGGCACAAACCTGGTCTCCCTTCGGCCCATCGAGGCCAACTCCACCCTGGAAAACAGCACAATTCATAATTCAGAATGTTTGAAGctatttaatataaaacaacTGTCACTATTTTATTCTGGAACAGAGCAAATGACTGATCTTTGGCCGTGTTTCTCCTCAATATGAGGGCTTCCCCGCATCGGGTTGAACAAAGCAGATTTTGGAAGTTGATAAATTTTATTCCTCAAAGGACGAAATCCTCCTGATCCATGTTGGCAGCGCCACAAAAATTTCAAAATGTCGGTTTTTCAGGCTTTCAGGGGTTTAAGTGGGGTTTAAATTGGATCTAAAACGAGTTAACTCCACCGATCTATTGATCCAAAGAATTGACGACACTGGCAGCAAACGGGACGTTTGACACGAGAATGGTGAGACACGATTGAGTGAAGGTGACCTCGGCTGCGTTCAGCTGCATTCACTGTCAGTTTTatggctgctgctttttctgttgCGTGACTGAATGCCGGATTCATCACGTCTTACCCGGTCTCCTTTCTGGCCACGATAACCAGCCGGGCCTGGAAGTCCTGGCAGTCCTGGATCACCTCTGCCTCcctgttcaaacacacacacacacacacaaactgttaaATATACACACTCACATGGACACCCAGAGTCACAACACAAGACCAACTGTGTGACGTTAACCGCATcgacagaaaaatgaaaaacatttccagcTTGACAGGGACTGAGCTGGAGCTGGAAGGTCCTGAAGACCCCACAAACCATCTGACAGTCCACCCCCGCCCCATAAAATGTCTCTGGGCACATGTGGGTACTGATGGCTTTGTACAGTGAGCAGACCAGTTTGAGGCATTCCTGCAGAACAGAGAGCTCTTTCAGTTCTCTCAGCTTCTTTTCCTGACCAGATTCCCCCCCGAGCTGCAGAAAAACCCCTTGGGCTTCGAGATTTCTGTAACAAGAGGCCATTCATGCCCGCTCACCGGCGGATTACAGGCTGAACCACAGGGACAGAAGTTCATAAAGGCCTTCCTCTTTCCAATAAAAGCACAGTACCAGGTTTCAGTTCCCTGACAGAGCAGAAGGTTTACCTTGGTGAACAGTCCTCGTGTTGGGGGTCGGACACCGATTTCAGCGCACTGACCTTTTTGTTTGACAGAGTCCAGCTTTTCCAGCAGCACTGAACAGCTCTGATCTCAACAGAAAGGTTCAGCTGGCACTTCGCCCGAGACGCTCAATGCCATCTTGGAGATTTTTTGAATTCTTCACCGCTTTCAAcggttttaatattttatgctTGGTTGAATTCCTTTCATCTGGATGCTTTTGTTCACCCTTTCTCTGCCACCATCTGGTTGTTCTCTTGGATTCAATTAGTTCGCTCATCCTAAAAGTCTCTTTTCCTGCCAACAAGATGTCTCAGACACTCCCGACACTTTGAGGACACATACAGCTAGTGATAATATTCAATTCTTTCACAGTTGGTCTGAACTATTTGGTCTTTTGCCAAATTCTGAATTATGAAGGTTTATAGATGAAACATTTACTGGTCTGCCCAACTTTTACTCTGTCAGGTCTTACTCTGGCTCCTGGTGATCCTAGAGGCCCCTCAGGTCCCCTTTCTCCTCGTTCACCCTAAACACGAGAAagaaaactttaaatttaagttaaaaaaacacacacaaatgattgCTTTTATATATCCAAATGCAACACAGAGAAATAGTTCTAATCTAGGAAAGCTTTATAATCTTAACATTTGCTGAGCATTGCCTGCTTTAATATCGACATCTCCACTCAACTGAAGCTTCAGATGTGTTACAGGATCTGAAATAAATGCTGAACTTTTGTTATGGTTGTGGTTGTTCTTGTTGAAAAAATGGACAGTATAGGCGATGGGAGCTCACTCCACCTACAATTCTGCATCTTCTTATTAGCTTCCAAACATTAACCAGAGTTACTTCGGCGTGAAAAGATAAATATTCTGCCTTATCATGTTAGTTTATAAATCTGATGGCTGTAATTTTGTAAACTGACGCCAAAGAGCTGAAGCCTGAAGTCTCAGCTGAAGAGCTGAGGATGCTAACATGGAAATGATCTCAGAGACTCACTGGTCCTCCTCTGGGTCCAACAGGTCCGACCTCTCCCTGCTCACCGCGCTCGCCCTGAAAACACACGAGACAAGCACAATTTTCCCAACAAGTTTTCAAAGACAGCATTATCGATTTTCCGGTTGTTCAATGTAAAACAATTCGTTGGGCTTCACACTTACTTGTTTACCTGGAGAACCCATCAGTCCCACCACACCTGGATCACCTGTGACGCCCtggtgacaaaaacaacaacaatataagTTTATTAGTAAAACCACTGTCGAGATGTGGCTTTCAGGGGCAGTGGTAGCTTTCAATGAATTCTTAAATGTTGTCGTACCTTCGAACCACTGTGTCCTTTTTGGCCATAGGTGCCTGGTAACCCCTGCATGAAGATGATGGTATCAAGCATCAATACCTGAGCTCAAAAAAGGAGAATTTGACAGACTGATTGAGGGACGAGTTGGCCGGAGGTCACTTACAGGAAGTCCCTGTGGGCCAGCGTCACCCGGAGCCCCACTTTTCCCTGGAAGACCCTAAAAGCAACAGAAAGAATTAAACAGGACAAGAGCACAGGTTCTGCTTTCAGGCTTTCCAACTAATAAAACACTTCCAAGTACTGTTTTCCAGCAACAAGAACTTTAGTCATAAGTCACCTTAGATCCCGGAAGCCCAGGTATTCCCTCACGACCATCCGGACCAGGTAGACCCTTCGGACAATAACGCTGGTTACATACAATACtacacacatttaaatggaGCCGGTATATGAGTCACTGTGTAGAACAGAGAAGAAGGCTGAGAGGGTTTATTATCATTAGGATGTTGGACTTAGTGTAAAATGTTATGGCAGGAGGTAGGAAGGTGGATTTGTTGTTTAGTTAATTGCGGCTTTATTCCGATGAAACAGTGCTCACAGCTTCTCCTTTAGGCCCTGGTAGTCCTCTGATTCCTTGTGAACCTCGGTCTCCCTGCAAAGGaggaaacacatgaaaatgataGCTTGTTAAATTAAGAGTTGTCAGAAAGATTTTCCATTTGGATTTTGTTGTTGAGTTTGTTGGGGATACACACTGTGTAAAGGGGTGTGTTGTGAGCTGTGGGTCTGATTTGTGTTTGGGATCTTACCAGCACTCCTCTCGGCCCGGTCTCGCCTATGGCTCCTCTTTGGCCCGGATCACCCTAAAAAACGTAATCAGCTTCAGTTCAGTCACTCTCTCTTATATTTGAATTAATCGAGGGGATGATAAATTGGAGACTCACTGGTTCTCCTTGGCCTCCCCGAGGACCCACATCGCCTGGCTTTCCTCGAGGTCCCTGTTTGGAGGAACATTGAGTAGTTGTTGCCATTATAAGTACAACAATTCATCCAGTCAATCAAATCATCTGACTGTGTACCTAAAAATATAGATGTTTCTTGTGGACAAGGTACCGAAGAGACGGTCAGGAACTTttatcagcttttattttctcatttctttggTAACGCTTTAAGACACCTTGTGTCTCCTGATGTAAAATGATTGTGTGTTCTGTGCTCAAACATGAAGTGTGTTATGAGTGTGTCCATTAACGTCTTACCCTGTCCCCTTTGGAGCCCACTATTCCTGGGAGGCCTCTTGGTCCACCGGGGCCCTAAAATCACTCAGcggacagaggaagagagacagaaacgtCCCATGTTAACATGTTTGACTGAGTGTtgagagctctgtgtgtgtgaggagatcTTTTACTGGTAGTCCTTGAGCTCCGACTTCCCCCGTCAGACCTTGGTCACCTTCATCTCCCTGAAACCAAACGTGCCCCGGTTATGTCAGAGTACAATTTCTACagccatcttttctttttctttctccacctaTTAAAAACTAAGTCTTTAGCATGATGTTACCTTGTGTCCTTGTCTTCCAGGCTCACCTGATTCACCCTTTGCCCCTTTGTGCCCCTACAGGCAGGAACAAAACCTTATAATttgtcaaattaatttaaatgtattttaaagaaTGGTGCAGGTAAATTATGCCCAACTTACCTTCATGCCAGGGAGACCAGAGTGTCCGTTCAGACCAGAGGGACAGGCGTTGggacactgaaaaacacaacagcctaTTTGAGGTCATGGAAGAGCCCTGCCACCTGGGGGCTCCACTGACAGTGACGCCAAAGCCACCAGGAAAGAGCAGCAAGAGAACCAATACCTGTTCACTGTCGATTCTATTATCCAATACGTTATTTCCAAAGAGTGTGCTCCATTTTTAGTAAGAAATGTGGGAAATATGAATCTGAAATCAGAcagtaaaaacattgaaaaggTTCGCTGCGATCAAACTTACCAGGTCCTCGCCCTGATAGACAGCTGGAGGTccctgaagaggaaaaacacaggacaTTACAATTATCATCACCCAAACTCTCACCGCAGCTCCCTGAAAGATTAAAGTCAGGtttcctcatttcctctgaGATCAGTTTGCTGTAGAGACAGGATGATATTTACCCGAGCCCCAGCAGGACCAGCAGCACCAACTTGACCTCTTTTGCCTCTTGCTCCCTGTGAGAAATACACAATTTCCTTCATTAACTTCCACCTGAGAAAACTTAAAACAAATGCAGCgccaacatttttaaatgtttaaatacatttgatggATGAAAATACTAACAGGGGCTCCAACTTTGCCCAGTTCGCCTGGAAGTCCGTCTGTTCCAGGAAtaccctgtaaaaaaaaaaaaaaaagagttgtcAGTAAAGTTAGTTAGTTTCACACTCCACTGACTGTTTCCTGTGAtcctcataaaaataaaagtcaaaaataaaaagactcaTTCTGCAGATGTAAAGGTGTACTGGGGGTGTGGTCAATGTGCTCTGACATCATCAGTGGGCGTGCCCATAGACCTTTTTTAGTTTATGtggttatttatgtatttggcTCGTGAAATGTTTGTTAACATTTATTAACAtatcacttcattcattcattaaaaaagtATTACTCCTGAACATAATCTAACAGGAATCACATTATTACACGTCCAAACAAAATAAGTAGATTTGCTGATACAGTTTGGTTGTTTTCCAGGAGAGACACCACAAGGCTGACATGCATCTTTAATGCCTCACAGTAAAAGTTTGTTTCTAATTGTTTTTTGATACTACTCAGCGATGCAGCGctgcatttgttgtgtttatcgTCCTATTCTAACCCGAGCTAAGATCAAATTTTATCATAATACTGAAGATACTCACGTCAAGCCCCTCAGGTCCCACGCCCTGCAACAGAGAAAACATGGACTGACTGGTGAGCAGAAGCCCGGACAGATCGATGTAGAGAAGACTATATATTATAGAACCAGATATTGAAACTCATGCTTGCTGGAGAAAGTTGTCAAAATAATCCGAAATAAATCTTTCGAACGTTAAAAAAACTGGTCCCTGTGGGTGTAGCACAGCAGGGCTTTGTAACTTAAAGAGCAGATCGGTGCTCAGTGCTCAGATCATCTGGACTTACAGGCTCTCCAATCGGTCCACGTGCCCCTGGATCCccctgaaaacaaagagagtgCAGGGAAATGAATATCTATCACTATGAATCCAAGTCTGTGACTCAGAATTTAGATTTAATGAAGATTCAGCTTCAGGAAACAATTTCGCAACTGGCAGTAAGATATGGTGAACTTACTTTAGCCCCCTTTGGGCCCACTGGGCCTGGATCCCCAGGAGGTCCAACAGGCCCCTATAGGgatgacaaaaaacacaaattaccCACAATGTCATGAAGCCGGTCTTTTCTTTCAACggaaaatgaatcaaaatatGTTCAAACTGTTTTATAGTTTACTGAACAGATTTAATTGTATGtattatataaataatacatacaaatacaaataatttatCGTACGATTTCACCGTCATTCGCTGATGAAAACCACGGTAAATTAGCATTTAACACACTACACAACTTTTTTTACATCACATCTAAACCCAGAGCTGAAGAAGCATCATCCTGATCTGCAGTCCATACATCGCAGCTTTTAATTTGGTCTTTATGCCAAACTTCGCCCACAGACTCTCTAAGCTTGCGTCCATCTTTGAAGACTCGTCAGAAGGGGTGTGCGGCCGAAGCTCCTCCTTACTTGCCTCCTCTATAAATAACTCTCAGACCATGAAAGGTGAGgggatcattcattcattcatcttcttcctctgatccgtttccgggtcacggagggttctggagccaatcccagctcacactgggcgaagggcggggtcaccctggacagttctgcagtccatcacagagacagacagagaccaacaaccactcagacctacgcacaatttagggtcaccagttaacacaaacatgatgtctttggacggtgggaggaatagaacccacaaccttcttgttgtggagccactatgccgccgtgctgcctgtGACGGGAATCAGCTGCACCAAATAGCAGATATTCAGTCAGTGACCAGAGTAGATTACATCTGTCCCATGAAGGTAGAAACCCAAAGGGGGAATTTTCCACCTCAAGGCATGCACGAATCATCTGTTCTTCAACATGCTCTTCAGTTTCTCAAAGAATGATTGTGCAAACTGGGTCTAAATCTAAAATCTTGGTGTACTTGAAAGGTTTTCACTATTTCAGTCCACTTGAAACCTTGAATCTGCCCGACAGCACACACTGAGTCCATTCTGTGCCGCCTTTCCCAGCATACATTTCTCTCCTGTCAGCCTTCTCTGGGTAGCCGATCCCCCCGCGCAGCCCTCCATCTCACACAAAAAGAGCCCTGTTTCTGTCAGGAAGCTACTTGAGACTCCCTTAAATAGTCcgattgatttttttcagggaatgttttttttttcctcctccacactTTTCTTCAGCGGTGGGCcaagacaaactgcagctgaatgTCTGAAGTCCTCCAGCTCAGATCTTACACAGATTCAATACATCCTCTCTTTGGAGAGTTTAACCAGCAGGACTTTCATCGGCTGGATTACAGCAGCTGTTGGATCCAAAGCTCTTTAATAATGATGGCTGCAGCTGTATAGTCTCTCTCATTGGTCAACACTCAACCAGTCCAAACCAAAGCCCGCCCGTTTGTTAATCTCAATTATTTCGAAGTGTTGTGTCACTTACATCTGCTCCTGGGAGGCCTGAAGCTCCAGGAGCTCCATCTCTGCCGTTATCGCCATCAGGACCCTGGAAGCAGAAGTTCAGGTTCAGGTCTCATCACCTCCACAATGTTAACTGCTGATCTATCATCTGATTTCGTGCGGATTAAAAGTTAACTCACTGGTTCACCATTCACTGTGGAGTCGTCTCCTCTGTCGCCCTGCATTTGTTAGCAATTAGCATGTGaacataaacagacatttttatccGTGCAAATGTGACACATATTTGAGCTGATCAAAGTGGGTTATCACATTTGCACATGTTAAGCTTGAAATTCTTCAGTTTCATTCAAACATAAGCGAGAAAGAAGCTTCTTTTCAGTCACACTTGAGTTTATCACCACAATGAACTTGAACGTATTGAGGATGAAGTTGTTCACACGTCATTGTTGAAAAAGCTCCAAACCAATGAAAACCTGCTTCACTGTTCTCTGAGCTGATTAACCCAGAAAGGAACTGAACCAACTGAATCCAACTGAATCAACTTCTGAAATCTCAACTCTGTGACAGAATAAGACACAAAACGTCAACTTACATCAATGCCGTCCACTCCGGGAACACCGGCTACTCCGGGTGGCCCCAAGGGGCCTCTGGGACCAACTGGGCCCctctgtgacagagagaaagaaaaataaatccaaaaatcagtcttcagtttgctttttttccatCCGAACTTAATCTGTAAATATCAtccagtgctgctgctggtggttttAGTGTGAAGGGCAGCTCACACAGAGTCTCATTGTTTGGTGGACGTGAGGGGAAAGGTCGTGAAACTCAACCTGGTTCCCCATTAGAGTCCCATTATATTGCCTAAGTAACTGCATGTGTTCAGATTACTGCTGCTCTGCGGAGCTTATTGGTGCCAGGTGTACACACTGAGATGAAAAATAAGTCTTGTATAAATAATACAGCTTTTTATagcacacactttctctttaaATTCACCCAGTCTTAACATTTACATACCTCGTATTGATTCTGTTCAAGACTCACACAGCAATggtgtttaaaaacaacaaataaaatgattaccCTGACATAGTAAGCAGGATATTCAgcttaaaaaagaaacttgtATGAAGGAAAATTTTAAAACTAATTAGAGCATGTAAAAACATTCAGCATAATTAGTGTTTTAATCAATTATTAAAGTATCAGCTTAGTTCTGTGCAGACAGCATGAAATAGAAAACATGCTGAATAACAAAGATATAATGGACTCCAAGAGGAGTCTAACATATGAGACCAAAAGGGTGCAAGTGTGATGTTTAGGTAAGATGTAAAGTTTCTTTTAGGCATCACAGAGATGCTtaaaatccatttatttatatcaataaaaaaaattgcagaccACAAAGTTGAATGATGTCTCTATAAACACATCACCGAGAccttgatgt contains:
- the col9a1a gene encoding collagen, type IX, alpha 1a, with amino-acid sequence MELSGICRKSLVVFLLQIVLICSAQRGPVGPRGPLGPPGVAGVPGVDGIDGDRGDDSTVNGEPGPDGDNGRDGAPGASGLPGADGPVGPPGDPGPVGPKGAKGDPGARGPIGEPGVGPEGLDGIPGTDGLPGELGKVGAPGARGKRGQVGAAGPAGARGPPAVYQGEDLCPNACPSGLNGHSGLPGMKGHKGAKGESGEPGRQGHKGDEGDQGLTGEVGAQGLPGPGGPRGLPGIVGSKGDRGPRGKPGDVGPRGGQGEPGDPGQRGAIGETGPRGVLGDRGSQGIRGLPGPKGEAGLPGPDGREGIPGLPGSKGLPGKSGAPGDAGPQGLPGLPGTYGQKGHSGSKGVTGDPGVVGLMGSPGKQGERGEQGEVGPVGPRGGPGERGERGPEGPLGSPGARGGRGDPGLPGLPGPAGYRGQKGDRGGVGLDGPKGDQGSPGAEGTPGERGDLGEQGEAGEKGSTGPPGETGNKGPEGGRGQQGKEGKAGQVGPRGMQGDMGIPGLPGAQGPAGKSPTDTHIKQVCMRVMQEQLAQLAASLSRPESGISGLPGPPGPPGPPGPAGENGFPGHTGSRGLPGLKGPPGLIGRKGPKGDQGDRGDRGPTARGPKGSPGAPGLPGDPGRPAYGKDGRDGERGPRGAPGIPGVPGPPGPAGLNGYCESSQCVLPMVASPVSAKDSSMKGPSEM